A window of Mixophyes fleayi isolate aMixFle1 chromosome 10, aMixFle1.hap1, whole genome shotgun sequence contains these coding sequences:
- the FIBIN gene encoding fin bud initiation factor homolog, with translation MTGVQIVWFGIFFNLCYCFYNGPLHPEMSNGSLHHYFVPDGDYEENDDPEKCQMLFKVTDERTCAQGDGPALSLKEEFIVIKRQIEDAERVLESISKSISYDLEGEESYGKYLGRESSQISEAFSNSDKSLTELELKFQQSQEIEKNEMKGLNDDFVDMMIHTRAVLKETLDVSLGLRDKHELLSLTIRSHGARLSRLKNEYMKV, from the coding sequence ATGACAGGAGTTCAGATCGTGTGGTTTGGAATTTTCTTCAACCTGTGCTACTGTTTTTATAATGGACCTCTCCACCCAGAAATGTCCAATGGGTCTTTGCATCATTACTTTGTACCTGATGGGGACTATGAGGAGAATGATGACCCAGAAAAGTGTCAGATGCTGTTCAAAGTGACGGATGAGAGAACATGTGCTCAGGGAGACGGACCGGCTCTCTCCTTAAAGGAAGAATTCATAGTAATTAAAAGGCAGATAGAGGATGCAGAAAGAGTACTTGAAAGCATCAGCAAAAGCATATCCTATGACTTGGAGGGAGAGGAGAGCTATGGAAAATATCTGGGAAGGGAGTCATCCCAGATCAGCGAAGCCTTCTCCAACTCAGACAAGTCCTTGACGGAGCTAGAGTTAAAATTTCAGCAGAGCCAGGAAATCGAGAAGAACGAGATGAAAGGGTTAAATGACGACTTTGTGGATATGATGATCCACACCAGAGCCGTGCTCAAGGAAACTCTAGACGTCTCTCTGGGACTGAGGGATAAACACGAACTGCTTTCTTTAACTATTCGAAGTCACGGTGCTAGACTAAGCAGACTGAAAAACGAGTATATGAAAGTTTGA